One part of the Sorangiineae bacterium MSr11954 genome encodes these proteins:
- a CDS encoding amino acid adenylation domain-containing protein — MTACHLAMYLERTALQYPDRPAVVDSAGRVHSYRDLDDRAAAIAAFLRRRGIGRGDRVGMVLPKSFAAVAILSGVLRAGAAYVPIDWTAPAARNAAILMNCQVRALFSHPDSLARLESLADWTAPELLVSVPPELATDAASSTSLHGHGPWAEVLQAGSDARGPRDPAPAADASGDLVAREPDDLAYILCTSGSTGTPKGVSITHRNAIAFVEWCASELATTAEDRFSSHAPFHFDLSVLDLFLPQRQGAAVVLIPAEAAQSPRLLARRIIEQQLTVWYSTPSILSLLVQFGDLEALPIPALRLVLFAGEVFPIKHLRSLTRAWPRAAYYNLYGPTETNVCTFAKVEHPIADERTEPWPIGVLCTHCEGLVLDESGREVAPGDEGLLYIAGPSVFRGYWNRPDLDARVFLERHGKRWYGTGDVVRERVKGANDAKEDSGGGFVYAGRRDRMVKRRGYRIELGEIESALHRWEALSAAAVVAVPDRELGVRIVAYVTASGRARRISLIDMKSYCAGALPGYMNPDRFVFVDPLPRTSTDKIDYASLVRDAGGIG, encoded by the coding sequence ATGACCGCCTGCCATCTTGCGATGTACTTGGAGCGCACCGCGCTGCAGTACCCCGATCGGCCCGCGGTGGTGGACTCCGCCGGTAGGGTGCACTCGTACCGTGATCTGGACGATCGCGCCGCCGCCATCGCGGCGTTTCTTCGCCGTCGCGGCATCGGCCGCGGCGATCGCGTGGGCATGGTGCTGCCCAAAAGCTTCGCCGCCGTCGCCATCCTCTCGGGCGTCTTGCGCGCCGGCGCCGCCTATGTGCCCATCGATTGGACGGCGCCGGCCGCCCGCAACGCCGCCATTCTGATGAATTGCCAAGTTCGTGCGCTGTTCAGCCATCCGGACAGCCTCGCGCGATTGGAGTCCCTCGCCGATTGGACGGCGCCGGAGCTTTTGGTGAGCGTTCCGCCGGAGCTCGCGACCGACGCGGCATCGTCCACATCCCTTCATGGTCACGGGCCGTGGGCCGAGGTGCTGCAAGCGGGGTCGGATGCGCGCGGGCCGCGCGACCCGGCGCCCGCCGCGGATGCATCGGGCGACCTGGTGGCGCGCGAACCCGACGATCTGGCGTACATCCTTTGCACGTCGGGGTCGACCGGCACCCCCAAAGGCGTGAGCATCACGCACCGAAACGCCATCGCGTTCGTCGAGTGGTGCGCGTCCGAGCTCGCCACCACCGCCGAGGATCGGTTCAGCAGCCACGCGCCCTTTCATTTCGATTTATCGGTGCTCGATCTTTTCCTCCCGCAGCGGCAAGGCGCGGCCGTGGTGCTCATCCCGGCGGAGGCCGCGCAGAGCCCCCGGCTCCTGGCGCGGCGGATCATCGAGCAGCAGCTGACCGTCTGGTATTCGACCCCGTCCATTTTGAGCCTGCTCGTGCAGTTCGGGGATCTCGAGGCCTTGCCCATTCCCGCGCTGCGGCTGGTGCTCTTTGCCGGCGAGGTATTTCCCATCAAGCACCTTCGAAGCCTCACCCGCGCGTGGCCGCGCGCCGCGTACTACAATCTTTACGGTCCCACCGAGACCAACGTGTGCACCTTCGCCAAGGTCGAGCACCCCATCGCCGACGAGCGCACGGAGCCCTGGCCGATTGGTGTACTCTGCACCCATTGCGAAGGGCTGGTGCTGGACGAGTCCGGGCGCGAGGTGGCGCCCGGGGACGAAGGGCTGCTCTACATCGCCGGGCCATCGGTGTTTCGCGGCTATTGGAACCGCCCGGATCTGGACGCTCGTGTCTTCCTCGAGCGCCATGGAAAACGCTGGTATGGCACGGGCGACGTGGTGCGGGAGCGCGTGAAAGGCGCGAACGATGCGAAAGAGGATTCCGGCGGTGGCTTCGTCTACGCTGGCCGCCGCGATCGCATGGTGAAGCGGCGCGGGTACCGCATCGAGCTCGGTGAGATCGAGAGCGCGCTGCATCGGTGGGAGGCGCTCAGCGCGGCGGCGGTGGTGGCGGTGCCGGATCGGGAGCTCGGGGTCCGCATCGTGGCCTATGTGACCGCGAGCGGGCGGGCGCGCCGCATTTCGCTGATCGACATGAAGTCGTACTGCGCGGGCGCGCTGCCCGGGTACATGAACCCGGACCGGTTCGTCTTCGTGGATCCGCTCCCGCGCACCTCGACGGACAAAATCGATTATGCGTCGCTGGTGCGCGACGCGGGGGGAATCGGTTGA
- a CDS encoding B12-binding domain-containing radical SAM protein has translation MPTKIVLFDAQGYWLKKTRDEMDQVVLPLGLMYLASYARSKLGDALDIKIYHTMVDFDNDAESIAACIRRERPDVVGIRGMTRYQKEFAQVARLARENSSALIVAGGPYASSDEQAGLLPEIDIAVLDEGEITFTEILDRFQRGQPLDGILGTAVRRDGVVHRAPKRPFLDSRELEALPFPAYDLIDMDKYATQLSYGYNRRRQGVIYTSRGCPYRCDFCHVLFGKKFRERGPESLLAEFTWLYDQWNVRDFYVVDDIFNLQKERAVEFFRKLSKSHMGGNIRIYFVNGLRGDRIDKEFIDAAVEAGAVWLAYAVETASPRLQKQIQKHLKIDKVKRVIEYSYQKGVAVIYWGMLGIDTETIEEAQSTVDLLCSMPPSTIPMLFSMKPYPGTEAYAKLRAKEKALDESLKFQFQDTGSEYHSFAGLMKKDERYFDVLKTWVDQAQSPERMKTCTKNLMRIGNTDEDIRIAYKLLYRKLPKRIVDELIQTCRHELAAEGPPPPAVWPEIVEAKPENEARTPARRALPLVASPAPVASVASVTPVASIAQAAPVAPVASIALAADAE, from the coding sequence ATGCCAACGAAGATCGTTTTGTTCGACGCGCAGGGCTACTGGCTCAAAAAGACGCGCGACGAGATGGACCAAGTCGTCTTGCCGCTCGGCCTCATGTACCTCGCGTCCTACGCGCGCTCGAAGCTCGGCGACGCGCTCGACATCAAGATTTACCACACGATGGTCGACTTCGATAACGACGCCGAATCGATCGCCGCGTGCATCCGTCGCGAGCGGCCGGACGTCGTGGGCATCCGCGGGATGACCCGTTACCAAAAAGAGTTCGCCCAGGTCGCGCGCCTCGCCCGCGAAAACTCGAGCGCGCTCATCGTGGCCGGAGGACCCTACGCGTCGTCCGACGAGCAAGCGGGGCTCCTGCCGGAGATCGACATCGCGGTGCTCGACGAGGGCGAGATCACCTTCACGGAGATCCTCGATCGCTTCCAGCGCGGGCAGCCGCTCGACGGCATCCTGGGCACCGCCGTTCGAAGGGACGGCGTCGTTCATCGCGCGCCCAAGCGGCCGTTCTTGGACTCGCGCGAGCTCGAGGCCCTCCCCTTCCCCGCCTACGATCTCATCGACATGGACAAGTACGCCACGCAATTGAGCTACGGCTACAACCGCCGGCGCCAGGGCGTGATCTACACCTCGCGCGGGTGCCCCTACCGCTGCGACTTCTGCCATGTGCTCTTTGGAAAGAAGTTTCGGGAGCGGGGCCCCGAGAGCCTGCTCGCCGAGTTCACGTGGCTCTACGACCAGTGGAACGTCCGCGACTTTTACGTGGTCGACGACATCTTCAACCTCCAGAAGGAGCGCGCCGTCGAGTTCTTCCGCAAGCTCTCCAAGAGCCACATGGGCGGCAACATCCGTATCTACTTCGTGAACGGGCTGCGCGGCGATCGGATCGACAAGGAGTTCATCGACGCGGCGGTGGAGGCGGGCGCGGTGTGGCTGGCGTACGCGGTGGAGACCGCGTCGCCGCGGCTGCAGAAGCAGATCCAGAAGCACCTCAAGATCGACAAGGTCAAACGGGTCATCGAGTACTCGTACCAAAAGGGCGTGGCCGTCATCTATTGGGGCATGCTGGGGATCGACACGGAGACCATCGAGGAGGCGCAGTCCACCGTCGATCTTTTGTGCAGCATGCCGCCGTCGACCATCCCCATGCTCTTTTCGATGAAGCCGTACCCCGGCACCGAGGCCTACGCCAAGCTCCGGGCCAAGGAGAAGGCTCTGGACGAGAGCCTCAAGTTCCAATTCCAGGACACGGGCAGCGAGTATCACAGCTTCGCGGGCCTCATGAAGAAGGACGAACGCTACTTCGATGTGCTCAAGACGTGGGTCGACCAGGCGCAATCGCCCGAGCGCATGAAGACGTGCACCAAGAACTTGATGCGGATCGGCAACACGGACGAGGACATCCGCATCGCGTACAAGCTCCTCTACCGCAAGCTCCCCAAGCGCATCGTCGACGAGTTGATCCAAACTTGCCGCCACGAGCTCGCCGCCGAAGGCCCGCCGCCGCCGGCCGTGTGGCCCGAAATCGTGGAGGCAAAGCCCGAAAACGAAGCGCGCACCCCGGCTCGCCGGGCGCTGCCCCTGGTCGCAAGCCCGGCGCCCGTCGCGTCTGTCGCATCTGTCACGCCCGTCGCATCCATCGCGCAGGCCGCACCTGTCGCACCTGTCGCGTCCATCGCGTTGGCGGCGGACGCGGAATGA
- a CDS encoding condensation domain-containing protein yields MNPLGNPHLEARADAETEDEPAPLGFAQQYLWFLLQYPDSGPARFNGNLAFEITGPLDVDRLGKALALLEERHEPLRTCLRLVKGQPRQIVEKPRTGTLIATDLSSLPDAARALALDDAIRSEVELPLDFVRGPVHRTRLLRLGAEHHVLLWTTNHVNVDFWSYRNFIGELRALYTALIEEDTPARPVLQHLPPLPVRFAEVARAQRARIAPDDRRVAFWRTYLEGATCYQPPHRQPRSTRPSPEQTRWVRVEKELAERVARSSRALGCTRFSMVLAALALVAQRWSGATDIVTLVASAHRTTQTKSLIGSFADMLPVRVRLLPGVQTRSDVVRATQSSIRRALIHELPLRRIEEATGQTYRFTFGITDHVPFYDCEGQAPDHPRAMLSARWPDAAEIACKPLIAPPLATSGSPGSANRSGRAGTLESAFLRVFAFPMRMYRMDLLFAVERDLLLCTYQPDLFTAETIDYALGWLLEALDEISAESR; encoded by the coding sequence GTGAACCCGCTCGGCAACCCACACCTGGAGGCCCGCGCCGACGCGGAGACGGAGGACGAGCCGGCGCCGCTTGGATTTGCGCAGCAGTACCTCTGGTTTTTGCTGCAATATCCCGACAGCGGCCCCGCGCGGTTCAATGGCAATCTGGCGTTCGAGATCACCGGACCCCTCGACGTGGACCGGCTGGGGAAAGCGCTCGCCCTCCTCGAGGAGCGCCACGAGCCGCTCCGCACCTGCCTTCGTCTGGTGAAGGGGCAGCCAAGGCAAATCGTCGAAAAGCCAAGGACCGGCACCTTGATCGCGACGGATCTTTCGAGCCTCCCCGATGCCGCGCGCGCGCTCGCGCTCGATGACGCCATTCGCAGCGAGGTGGAGCTCCCGCTCGACTTCGTCCGTGGCCCCGTGCATCGCACCCGCCTTTTGCGTCTGGGCGCCGAGCACCACGTCCTTTTGTGGACCACCAATCATGTGAACGTCGATTTTTGGTCGTACCGCAACTTTATTGGGGAGTTGCGTGCCCTCTATACCGCCTTAATAGAGGAGGACACCCCCGCGCGGCCTGTGTTGCAGCATTTGCCGCCTTTGCCCGTTCGCTTTGCCGAGGTGGCGCGCGCCCAGCGCGCGCGGATCGCGCCGGATGACCGCAGGGTCGCATTCTGGCGCACGTACCTCGAGGGCGCTACGTGCTACCAACCGCCCCATCGCCAACCGCGCAGCACCCGCCCATCGCCGGAGCAAACGCGATGGGTTCGCGTCGAAAAAGAATTGGCGGAGCGGGTGGCTAGGTCGAGCCGTGCGCTCGGTTGCACCCGATTTTCCATGGTGCTCGCCGCGTTGGCGCTCGTAGCTCAACGATGGTCTGGCGCCACCGACATCGTGACCTTGGTCGCTTCCGCCCATCGAACGACGCAAACGAAGTCGTTGATTGGCTCCTTTGCCGATATGTTGCCGGTGCGCGTCCGCCTGTTGCCCGGTGTGCAAACACGCTCCGATGTCGTTCGCGCAACGCAGTCATCGATTCGCCGGGCGTTGATTCACGAGTTACCATTGCGGCGTATCGAGGAGGCCACCGGACAAACCTATCGGTTCACATTTGGCATTACCGACCATGTTCCTTTTTACGATTGCGAGGGCCAAGCCCCGGACCATCCGCGAGCCATGCTTTCGGCGCGCTGGCCCGACGCCGCCGAAATCGCCTGCAAGCCGCTGATCGCGCCGCCGTTGGCGACCTCGGGTAGCCCGGGAAGCGCGAACCGCTCGGGAAGGGCGGGGACCTTGGAGAGCGCTTTTTTGCGCGTCTTCGCATTTCCCATGCGCATGTACCGAATGGATCTTCTGTTCGCCGTGGAGCGGGATTTGCTTCTTTGTACCTATCAACCGGACTTATTTACGGCGGAAACGATCGACTACGCTTTAGGTTGGCTCCTGGAGGCGCTCGACGAGATTTCGGCGGAAAGTCGGTAA
- a CDS encoding thioesterase family protein, translated as MGDLFDDTAVHGEAGEAGTAGTYSGHVTSDWSVFGPNGGYLAAIALRAAGMASGLERPARFNCHFLGPVLVGPVRLAVRRAFGGKRAESLHVSMTQQERPVLEASVWAVGERAAVDLDDRDVRSMPESPPIETLPEWDLGAMPIPPSPRITLWTHLEQRLIGWQGWHEPGEPQLDGWYRFRPRPVLPNAFADAARALIAIYVGTWLAAMNPHIRRAPIIAPAMALGARFYHPASTEWLRCLARSDIALGGLIDGAATVWTRDGDQVAQGDCQMLYRTSGPLAPGANP; from the coding sequence ATGGGCGATCTGTTCGATGACACGGCCGTGCATGGCGAGGCAGGCGAGGCTGGTACGGCTGGCACGTACAGCGGTCACGTTACGAGCGATTGGTCCGTCTTTGGCCCCAACGGGGGTTACCTTGCCGCCATCGCCTTACGTGCAGCCGGAATGGCGAGTGGGCTCGAACGGCCCGCTCGGTTCAATTGCCACTTTCTCGGCCCGGTGCTGGTCGGCCCCGTACGGCTCGCCGTGCGCCGCGCCTTTGGCGGCAAACGCGCCGAGTCGCTGCACGTGTCGATGACGCAGCAAGAGCGCCCCGTCCTCGAGGCGTCCGTGTGGGCCGTGGGGGAGCGCGCCGCGGTCGACCTCGACGATCGCGATGTCCGTTCGATGCCCGAGAGCCCGCCCATCGAAACCCTGCCGGAGTGGGATTTGGGCGCCATGCCCATCCCGCCCTCGCCGCGCATCACCTTGTGGACGCACCTCGAGCAGCGCTTGATTGGTTGGCAAGGATGGCACGAGCCCGGCGAGCCGCAGCTCGATGGCTGGTACCGCTTTCGCCCGCGCCCCGTTCTGCCGAATGCATTTGCCGACGCCGCGCGCGCGCTCATTGCCATTTACGTGGGCACCTGGCTGGCCGCGATGAACCCGCACATCCGGCGCGCTCCGATCATCGCGCCGGCCATGGCGCTCGGCGCGCGCTTTTACCATCCGGCGAGCACCGAGTGGCTTCGCTGCCTGGCGCGTTCGGACATCGCGCTTGGCGGGTTAATCGACGGCGCGGCCACGGTTTGGACCCGCGATGGGGACCAGGTCGCCCAGGGCGATTGCCAAATGCTTTATCGCACCAGCGGCCCGCTCGCTCCGGGTGCAAACCCGTGA
- a CDS encoding hydroxymethylglutaryl-CoA reductase encodes MSKEHIDHDLPKVPARGISTEEARLERLEFARRITGAPLDHMQETSLAASSLANNIESLIGGIEIPVGLAGPLLFQGACATGIIFAPFATTEGALVASATRGATALSRAGGVTTRVLHQRMVRAPAFRFRNVASAAAFVQWIEAQFEPLSAEVRKFSEHAKLISVEPYVLGRIAHVVFQYSTGDAAGQNMTTHTTWHACRWLLEQLRAIETIELEHFEIEGNMAGDKKFSFHSLLRGRGFRVVADCDVPREVLSEVLKVTPERLMLAHEHSMSGSFQAGSLYNINASNAVTAIFAATGQDIACVHESSGALLSIQSAPHGIYASILLPSLVVGTVGGGTHLPRQREMLQLMGCLGDGHAERLAEIIAGFCLALDLSTLAAAASDQLAAAHERLGRNRPVKKM; translated from the coding sequence ATGAGCAAAGAACACATCGACCACGACCTACCCAAGGTCCCCGCGCGCGGCATTTCGACCGAAGAGGCTCGGCTCGAGCGGCTGGAGTTCGCGCGGAGGATCACCGGAGCCCCCCTCGACCATATGCAGGAGACATCCCTCGCCGCATCGAGCCTCGCCAACAACATCGAATCGCTGATCGGCGGGATTGAAATCCCCGTCGGTCTGGCCGGCCCGCTCCTCTTTCAAGGGGCGTGCGCCACGGGCATCATTTTCGCGCCCTTCGCGACCACCGAGGGCGCGCTGGTGGCCTCGGCGACGCGCGGCGCCACCGCCCTGTCGCGCGCGGGCGGGGTGACCACGCGCGTGCTGCATCAGCGCATGGTGCGCGCGCCCGCGTTCCGATTTCGAAATGTGGCCAGCGCCGCGGCCTTCGTGCAATGGATCGAGGCCCAATTCGAGCCTCTCTCGGCCGAGGTGCGCAAATTCTCCGAGCACGCAAAGCTCATCTCCGTGGAGCCGTATGTGCTCGGGCGCATTGCGCATGTCGTATTTCAATACAGCACCGGCGACGCTGCGGGTCAGAACATGACCACGCATACCACCTGGCACGCGTGCCGGTGGCTGCTCGAGCAGCTGCGCGCCATCGAGACCATCGAGCTCGAACACTTCGAGATCGAAGGCAATATGGCGGGCGACAAGAAGTTCTCCTTTCACTCCCTGCTCCGCGGGCGCGGCTTCCGCGTGGTGGCCGACTGCGATGTGCCGCGCGAGGTCTTGAGCGAGGTGCTCAAGGTGACCCCCGAGCGCCTGATGCTCGCGCACGAGCACAGCATGAGCGGCTCGTTCCAAGCGGGATCGCTCTACAACATCAACGCCAGCAACGCGGTCACCGCCATCTTCGCGGCCACCGGGCAGGACATCGCGTGCGTGCACGAGTCCTCGGGCGCGCTGCTCTCCATTCAGAGCGCGCCGCACGGCATCTACGCCAGCATCCTCTTGCCGAGCCTCGTGGTGGGGACGGTCGGTGGCGGCACGCATCTGCCACGGCAGCGCGAAATGCTGCAGCTGATGGGGTGCCTCGGCGATGGCCACGCCGAGCGCCTGGCCGAGATCATCGCCGGCTTCTGCCTCGCCCTCGACCTATCGACCCTGGCCGCGGCGGCGAGCGATCAGTTGGCCGCGGCACACGAACGTCTCGGTCGCAACAGGCCAGTGAAGAAAATGTGA
- a CDS encoding tetratricopeptide repeat protein, which translates to MSPRMEEARTRYSRGLKLYDEGNIIAARVEFERAYELAPSYRILYNIGLCYKKQNDYVEALKAFERYLSDGGDEVPEERRVAVNKEIQDLRPNIATVTISTNIPGASITVDDVPVGQTPLSQKVLVNPGRRRIAASKSGMFPATKSVVFAGSDVQTVSLELVDLPKAATETREEPHKVPYWAWGITGGLAAGAIVTGVLALKANSDQNALVEREDSSRPDIDSARDKTKAFSIAADVLTASAVIMGGISLYLTLHKSEKSTTTARLTPGGVSLVGQF; encoded by the coding sequence ATGAGTCCGCGCATGGAAGAAGCGCGCACCCGATACAGCCGCGGGCTGAAACTCTACGACGAAGGCAACATCATCGCGGCGCGCGTCGAATTCGAGCGCGCGTACGAGCTCGCGCCGAGCTACCGCATCCTCTACAACATCGGCCTCTGCTACAAAAAGCAGAATGACTATGTCGAGGCGCTAAAGGCTTTCGAGCGCTATCTGTCGGACGGCGGGGACGAGGTGCCCGAAGAGCGCCGCGTCGCCGTCAACAAAGAGATTCAAGACCTACGGCCCAACATCGCCACGGTCACCATCTCCACCAACATCCCCGGCGCGTCCATCACGGTGGACGATGTTCCAGTGGGACAGACCCCGCTCTCGCAGAAGGTCCTGGTCAACCCGGGCCGGCGCAGGATCGCAGCCTCCAAGAGCGGCATGTTCCCGGCCACCAAGTCGGTCGTCTTCGCCGGCTCGGACGTCCAAACGGTCTCCCTCGAGCTGGTCGACCTCCCCAAAGCCGCCACGGAGACGCGCGAGGAGCCGCACAAGGTGCCCTACTGGGCCTGGGGTATCACCGGCGGGCTCGCGGCGGGCGCCATCGTCACCGGCGTCCTCGCGCTCAAGGCCAACTCCGACCAAAACGCCCTCGTCGAACGCGAAGACTCCTCGCGCCCCGATATCGACAGCGCGCGCGACAAGACGAAGGCGTTCTCGATCGCGGCCGATGTCCTAACCGCGTCGGCCGTCATCATGGGTGGTATATCTCTCTACCTCACGCTGCATAAGTCGGAAAAATCCACTACGACAGCGCGTTTGACCCCGGGCGGCGTCAGCCTGGTCGGACAATTCTAA
- a CDS encoding ABC transporter substrate-binding protein gives MSTMPRAGGRPMLHTSPRRPKPPVVVALLSLALSAFAASNTACTALLGKTTDQCSTNQDCTKFSGKRFCRRSDATCQPLVTPECPRVFGGTNDQGYLDDNAVYIGAVISLTGAYGDNGGYIPFEGAVRTALDDFDKESKGLPPAAGTNGRRRPLVAIMCDDKSAEDSDENRTVLRAADHLVNTVGVSAVIGTPSTSTTLAMATERTIPGGVFTISPSATAENLSLLQDYPAGDSPENGLLWRTAPSDRFQAAAIAAYLQQRLIPGLHKAPKNVPAGQVKILNLFRGDAYGEGLNAIFKATDAFNAIRGEQYREFNYGTTVGSPTPTDISAQIRDFAPHIILTFGLSESADTIKETERLWGELPSTRNQPRPYYVSTEGVAVQALPEIVKGSTVDPKLNTRALYASPNLTAVENEIFSFFRDSYNATMDRLYQPGQAADAKGKINYFGLAGTYDSVYILGYAITSASSGNRSGKVTGRDIAQAMKKLVNGDAAPLYRRQMGQALATLSNGGTVNISGASGPLDFDLKTGDVAADIPLACLTASGDSTSSALVYRVGTKNVDGTFDKDACGYTPPQP, from the coding sequence ATGAGCACCATGCCGCGCGCGGGGGGACGACCCATGCTCCATACCTCGCCAAGAAGGCCAAAGCCGCCCGTTGTCGTCGCGCTCTTGAGCCTCGCCCTCAGCGCCTTCGCCGCGTCCAACACGGCGTGTACGGCGCTTTTGGGCAAGACCACCGATCAGTGCTCGACGAATCAAGATTGCACCAAGTTCAGTGGGAAGCGTTTCTGCCGCAGGAGCGACGCGACCTGCCAACCGCTGGTGACCCCCGAGTGCCCGCGCGTCTTTGGCGGCACCAACGATCAGGGGTACTTGGATGACAACGCCGTTTACATCGGCGCGGTGATCTCGCTGACCGGCGCGTACGGCGACAACGGTGGGTACATCCCCTTCGAGGGCGCCGTCCGGACGGCGCTCGACGATTTCGACAAGGAGTCGAAGGGTCTGCCCCCCGCGGCAGGGACCAACGGGCGCCGCCGGCCGCTGGTGGCCATCATGTGCGACGACAAGAGCGCGGAGGACTCGGACGAGAATCGGACCGTGCTGCGCGCCGCCGACCACCTGGTGAACACCGTGGGCGTGTCGGCCGTCATCGGAACGCCCTCGACGAGCACCACCTTGGCCATGGCGACCGAGCGCACCATCCCGGGCGGTGTCTTTACGATTTCACCCTCGGCCACCGCCGAAAATCTAAGCTTGCTGCAAGATTATCCGGCGGGCGACTCGCCCGAAAATGGCCTGCTCTGGCGCACGGCCCCCTCGGATCGCTTTCAGGCGGCGGCCATCGCAGCCTACCTGCAGCAAAGGCTGATCCCCGGGCTCCACAAGGCGCCGAAGAACGTGCCTGCGGGGCAGGTGAAGATCCTCAATCTGTTCCGGGGAGACGCGTACGGCGAAGGGCTGAATGCCATCTTCAAGGCGACCGACGCGTTCAATGCCATCCGGGGCGAACAATACCGTGAGTTCAATTACGGTACGACGGTGGGCAGTCCCACCCCGACCGACATCTCGGCGCAGATTCGGGATTTTGCTCCCCACATCATTCTGACGTTCGGTTTGTCGGAGTCGGCGGACACCATCAAAGAGACGGAGCGGCTGTGGGGCGAATTGCCCAGCACGCGGAACCAACCCCGCCCGTACTACGTATCCACGGAGGGCGTGGCCGTGCAGGCCTTGCCCGAGATCGTCAAGGGCAGCACCGTGGACCCCAAGCTGAACACCCGCGCGCTCTATGCCTCGCCCAACCTCACGGCGGTCGAGAACGAGATCTTCTCGTTCTTCCGCGACAGCTACAACGCGACGATGGACCGGCTTTACCAGCCCGGGCAAGCGGCGGACGCCAAGGGGAAGATCAATTACTTCGGCCTGGCCGGCACCTACGACTCGGTTTACATCCTCGGCTACGCCATCACCAGCGCCAGCAGCGGCAATCGCTCGGGCAAGGTGACGGGGCGAGACATCGCGCAGGCCATGAAGAAGCTGGTCAACGGCGACGCGGCGCCGCTCTATCGAAGGCAGATGGGGCAAGCGCTCGCCACCCTGAGCAACGGCGGCACGGTCAACATCAGCGGGGCCTCCGGGCCGCTCGACTTCGACCTGAAGACGGGCGACGTGGCCGCCGACATTCCGCTCGCGTGCCTGACCGCCAGCGGCGACTCGACATCGTCGGCGCTCGTTTACCGAGTTGGCACCAAGAATGTCGACGGGACGTTCGATAAGGACGCTTGTGGCTACACACCTCCGCAACCTTAA
- a CDS encoding DUF3574 domain-containing protein gives MMKSLFAITTACSLALLGGCAASSNPDPSTQGGLEEDLSKHRCDVRTAPQGSVPMVSTQLVFGLDRKGTPIPEAQFAGFVDAQITPRFPDGFSVIDVKGQYQMSTGQIIKEPSKMLIVYHNGSRGTSQKLEELRTNYKQQFEQESVLRTDEIICVAF, from the coding sequence ATGATGAAAAGCCTCTTTGCCATTACCACCGCATGTTCACTCGCTCTTCTCGGCGGGTGCGCTGCATCGAGCAACCCCGATCCGAGCACCCAAGGGGGCTTGGAAGAGGACCTCTCCAAGCACCGCTGCGACGTTCGCACCGCGCCCCAGGGTTCCGTGCCCATGGTGTCGACCCAGCTCGTCTTCGGGCTCGATCGCAAGGGCACTCCGATCCCCGAGGCGCAGTTCGCGGGCTTCGTGGACGCGCAGATCACCCCGCGCTTCCCCGACGGCTTCAGCGTGATCGACGTGAAGGGCCAGTATCAAATGTCGACGGGCCAGATCATCAAGGAGCCGTCGAAGATGCTCATCGTCTACCACAACGGCTCCCGGGGCACCTCGCAGAAGCTCGAGGAGCTGCGGACGAACTACAAGCAGCAGTTCGAGCAAGAATCGGTGCTCCGCACCGACGAGATCATCTGCGTCGCCTTCTAA
- a CDS encoding DoxX family protein, producing MQVSQRDSKSPPDRYASLGQPAQALLRFGIGTAFLSAVADRFGLYGPPGAPGVGWGDFAHFTEYTHTLTWWVPSALTPLLAWLATLGEIVFGVMLLVGLRTREAALGSAALLTSFALSMTFSARGIHSAFSYSVFSAAGGALLLATFRDPSWSLDALLQRTSRDHGPSHDDAHASAR from the coding sequence ATGCAAGTCAGCCAACGCGATTCGAAGAGCCCCCCCGACCGCTACGCATCCCTGGGCCAGCCCGCGCAAGCCCTGCTCCGTTTCGGGATAGGCACCGCGTTCTTGTCGGCCGTGGCCGACCGATTCGGGCTCTATGGCCCGCCGGGCGCACCGGGCGTCGGGTGGGGCGACTTCGCGCACTTCACGGAGTACACGCACACGCTCACCTGGTGGGTGCCTTCGGCGCTCACACCGCTGCTCGCGTGGCTCGCCACCTTGGGCGAGATTGTCTTCGGCGTGATGCTGCTCGTGGGGCTGCGCACGCGGGAGGCCGCCCTCGGCAGCGCCGCGCTCCTCACGTCGTTCGCGCTGTCCATGACCTTCTCGGCCCGGGGCATCCACAGCGCATTCAGCTACTCCGTCTTCTCGGCCGCGGGCGGCGCGCTCCTCCTCGCCACCTTCCGCGACCCCTCATGGTCGCTCGACGCCCTGCTGCAACGCACGTCGCGCGACCACGGTCCGTCCCATGATGATGCCCACGCGTCAGCGCGTTAG